A window of Candidatus Babeliales bacterium genomic DNA:
TAATTCCTGCGATAACAAGTAAGAGAATGGTGGTATCCATAGAGTAGTTCCTTTTAAATTAAATATTATGTAATCGTAGCATGATCAATGGTGAGGTCAATGTGTTATTGATTATAGTTGTGCGGGTTTGATGTCATAAAACAGTCCTACTTCTGTTGGTACCGTTTTTTTGGTCCATTGTGAAAGAAACATATCTAAACTGTTCATTTTTGCAACGTGCGTATAAAGATCTGCTTTTCTATACAATGTAGTATGTATGGTATTGGAGTAATCATTGTGCGCGTCAGAATCAGTGAATTGCCATGCATAGATATTGTCATATAAAAAGAAATAGTTTGTATCAGTAGATGATGCTTTTGTTTTATTGAAAAAGAATCCATATGCTGCAGTGCGTTCTAATGCGTGTACACAGTTGGGAATGTTAATTGATGTTGTAATGATATCATTATCGGTAGTCAGTAGTAAATAGTGAGCAGGGGCATCAAAAACGGGTTGTAAAAATGCAGCAAGACGGCTGTTGTTATTGTTCGTATCTATGTAATAGAGATTAGCAAATGCTTGTTGTACCTGTTGATATTCTGGAGTAGAAAAATCTGTTGTTTGTGATACCGCATATATATTTCCGACACCGGTAATTGAGTTGTGTATATTTTGTATAGTTTGATGCAGTTGTTCCGGTGATTCTGACGAAAAAACAATGACATCTGCAGTCGCATCATGCAAAGAATCAAGATAATCTGTTTGTTCGTTTGCTAGAGGAGTATATTTCTCTTTTTTACGGGTATATTTTGCAAGATCGAGTTGTAATTGTGCATTTTCGTGACCTGTTTTTTCAACGTTTATAACATTTGCTCTATTATACCGATAAAGAACTTCCGGTATGAATGCAAATCGTCCACCAGACTTTTCAAGCATACCAAACATGCCAATCTGATCACCAGCTGACGGAACAAATTGCCCTTGATACAAAAAATCTTTGAGTTTTACTTGTTTAAACAACCACGCGTAAAACGTACGAAGGTGTGTAGTAACCCAATGGTATTCGCGATAACGATTTGTGGCAATAACTTGTTGTGGTATTGCACGACATATACCAATGGTGTTAGCAGGATATCGTTGATATTGCCCATACGTAAGCCAAACATTTTCGTCAGCGTAATATTGGTTAATTGTTTTTAATACACGAGAATGTGAGAGCCAGTCATCGCCATCAACGATGATAACAATTTCATGGTTTTTGCATGCAGTAATTGCACGGTATATGTTTGCATGCGCCCCTCGTCGTTCGTGCCCTTTTATGAGGGTGACGCGATGTCCTTCTGGGTGATTATCAATGTATTCTTGTACCAATTGCGCGGTGCCATCAGGAGAGTAATCATCTATATAAATAACGCGATATGCATCATATTCTTGAGAGAGGACAGAATCAAGATTTTTTATATACCAATCTTTATTATTGTATGATGCGATTACGATCACCATATCTTTCTCTTGCAACGTTTCTTGTGGCGTATTGGCGTTAATATGAGGAGCAAAAATTAAGAAAAATAGGCTGAGTAATGGTATATATGTTTTCATGGGCACTTCCTTTTTATCGACTGAACTTTAGGTAGAAGTTACTATGATTTTAAGACTGTTGTCTATCAGCAAAGTTGTGGTTGAGTTCTGTTTTAATTTTCATAGTTTCTTGCCAACTATAGGCGATATGTTATGTTTATCCCGCAGGCAGAGAACATTTTGTTTAGGGAGTACATCAATGGAATTGTCCGATATTCCATCAGGTCTTAATGTAATAAAAAAGAGTACAGTAGCTTTTGTTGCGCAGGATTATCATGTCAGTAGGTGGGGAGATAATTTGTGAGACAAGTATTTTTACAAAAAGGTTCCGTGGTTCTTCAGCAAGTCAGTAGACCAGCTCTTGATGACTATTCAGTATTAGTTGCGGTGCACTATTCATTTATTAGTACCGATGCAGAGCTTGCTGCTATTGTAAACAGCGCTCAGCGTTTATCTGTTACCAATGTACCTCAAAAAATTAAAAAATTATTAGAATCGCTGGTTATTAAGAATATAGAAGAGCCAAAATTGAATATCGGCGACTTTCAGTCGTTAGGATATTCCTGTTCAGGAGAGGTTATTGCTGTTGGTAAAAAAGTTACACGAATACGAGCAGGAGATCTTGTTGCATGTGCAGGAGTGGATTACGCATATCATGCAGATGTTGTCTGTGTTCCAGAGAACTTAGTAGTTCGTGTGCGCGGTAAACAGCATTTAATTTCTGCAAGCGTTACTGCAATAGGTTCTATTGCATTACAAGGAATACGCAGAGCTCAATTGCAGTTGGGTGAATATGTTTGCGTGGCCGGCTTGGGGCTTTTAGGACAGATTACCGTGCAACTTGCAAAACAGTCAGGATGTATTGTGATTGGCGTTGATCATTCTGATGAGCGATTAGCGCTTGCGCAAAAGTTAGGTGCAGATGTTGTACTGCATGCAGGACGGGATGATGTGCAAAAAGAGATAGCATTTTACACAAATCTTCAGGGTGTTGATGTCACGATGATTACTGCTGCATCGCATACTGATAATACAGATAGCGTTATGCAACAAGCGCTTACTATAACACGTAAAAAAGGGCGTCTTGTATTAGTAGGCGATGTGCGCCTTACCTTTGAACGCAATTTACTCTGTAGTAAAGAAATTGATTTTTTGGTATCTCATGCATCTGGCCCGGGAAGTTCTGACCCCGAATATGAACAGAAGGGGCAAGATTATCCTTATAGCTATGTGCGGTGGACAGAAAATAGAAACATGCAGGCGTTTGTGGACTTTATTGAACGAAAACAAGTTGACGTTCAATCATTGATTAATGCACAAATAGGTATAGAAGATGCGGTGCAAGCCTATGAACTTTTGGCAAAAAAAGAGTGCCTTGGTGTTGTACTATGTTATGGGGCTGAGGATGGTGACAAAGTAAAAATTCAGCCAGCGGTTAGAGAAAGAGTGCAGCAGAGCCCAATACGATTTGTACCAGCAGTACAAGATACTATTCGTGTTGGACTTGTTGGTGCTAGTAAGCTTGCGCAGGTACGGCTTATGCCAATTATTGCAAAAATAAAACGGGTAAGCATTGACGTTGTTGTGGATAAAAATGTTGCTATGTCATTGTATGTTGCCCAGAAATATGGCGCAGCAAAAACGTTGGTAGAAGATGTGCATTTATTCAATGATGACCTTGTTGATGTTGTAGTTATTGCATCATCGCATAAGTTTCATTGCGATCAAGCATTACATGCTCTTAAAAATGGTAAAGCCGTTTTTCTTGAAAAACCAATGGTGACTGATTTTGACCAATTAGATCGATTTATGGCATTTATAGAAAAGCATCCACAAATCCCATTTTGCGTTGATTATAGTCGATCGTTTTCTCCATTTATACAAAAAATAAAACGAACAATTCAAAATAGAAAAACACCGTTGGCGATTCAGTATCGTATGAATGTGAAAGAGCGGTGGGCGCAAACAGATTTAGGAGCAGGACGTATTATTGGTGAAGCATGTCATATCTTTGATCTGTTTTATTATTTGGTAGGAGCAAAACCGGTAGCAATTTCTGTAGAAGTATTGCACGCAGGTAATACCAGTTTGTTTCCAACAGATAATTTTAGTGCGCAGATTAGCTTTGCTGATGGATCCATTTGCTCATTATTGTATACCGTTCTTGGACATAAAGATTTGGGCAAAGAGCGAATGGAACTGTTCTTTGATTCTAAATCAATTGTGATGGATGATTATGATTATTTAACAGGATTTGGTTTACCGAAATCGTTTGATGAACTGCTTGAAGAGCCAGATAAAGGGTATGCAACATTACTAAATCAGTTTTTTAAACAGGTTAAAGAAGAATTTTTTGTTCCGCCTATTAGTGTTGATAGATTACGTACCGTTGCGCAGATAACTTTAATTATTGATCGGCTTGCGTGTGAAGGCGGTGGGACACAAGCATTATAATCTGTCACATGCAGTGATGAAGGTGATAAATGATGGATAAACAATGAATCAAGCACGTGTACTGTATTGCGTCATTTTAGCAGGAGGCGACGGAGAACGGCTGTGGCCCTTGAGTCGTCAAAAAAAACCAAAACAGCTCCTTACGATTGATGGCTGTTTGACGTTACTCGAAAAAACAGTTGAGCGTATTGCACATATTTCTTTTGAAAAAAAAGTGATTGTTAGTACCACGCAGCAACATGCAGAGGTTATTGAGGAACATATTGGCCATCTGGTTGACGCGGTATGGGTTGAACCGGAATCTCGTAATACAGCTCCTGCAGTGCTATTCAGTTGTTTGAAAATAAAACAGCAGGAGCCACATGCAATCGTTATGTTTTTTCCAGCAGATTCATTTATATTCGAATCAGATATTCCCTTATTCACCCTTTCTTTAGAACATGCCATACATTATGCAGCGCAATATGATGTACTTACCATTTTTGGTGTGCCTCCTATACATCCTGCTATTGAATACGGATATATAACGTATAAAAAACAAGGTATAGCTCCCTACATAGTATCTGAATTTATTGAAAAACCTTCTCTTGCGGTTGCACAAAACTATTATGCGCAAGAGGATGTGTTATGGAATATTGGCATATTATGCGCATCAGTTGCTGTGATTGAACAAGAGTTCATAAGGCATGCGTCTGATGTTATCAGTTGTATGCAGCACTATTTTGAAAATAACCACGATCTCTATAGGTATAAACAGCTTCCCTATATTTCTATTGATCGAGCAATACTTGAAAAAAGTCATAGTGTTGCTGTTTTACCACTTTCTATTAATTGGTATGATGTGGGTAACATTGAAACGTTTTTATTGTTACAGCAAAAACAGCAGGAAAATGCGCAGGTTATTACCATTAACGCAGATAATAATTTGGTAAGCAGTTCTGGAAAACGAGTGGTTTTGATTGGCGTAGATGATTTATGTGTAGTTAATACTGATGATGTACTGTTTATTACCAAACGAGGACAATCAGAAAAAGTTAAAATGTTGGTACATCAGCTTAAGCAAGAAAATCAGCAAGAATATTTGTAAGTAGGTGGTGTATGAAACGAGCATTAATCACCGGTGTAACCGGCCAAGATGGTTCTTATTTGGCAGAATTATTACTGGAAAAAGGATATGAAGTACATGGCTTGATACGTCGCTCCTCTTCTAGTAACACCGGCCGAATAAATCATTTACTTAAAAGCACAGATGGGCAACTTTCCCATCGTTTTTTTTTACATTATGGTGATTTAACAGACGCGATTAATCTTGTGCATTTGATTGTAAAAATAGCTCCCGATGAAATATATAATCTTGCTGCACAAAGTCATGTGCAAGTTTCTTTTGAATCTCCAGAATATACAGCGCAGGCCGATGCTTTAGGAACGCTGCGTATTTTAGAAGCGATCCGCATTGCAGGGTTGCAGTATAAAACAAAATTCTACCAAGCTTCAACGAGTGAATTATTTGGCAATGCGTGTGAAATGCCACAAAATGAGAATACCCCATTTCAGCCATGCTCTCCATATGGTGTGGCAAAATTATATGCATATTGGATTACAAAGAATTACCGCCAAGCATATGGTATGTTTGCGTGTAATGGGATTTTATTTAACCATGAATCGCCGCGACGTGGGCATATGTTTGTAACGCGTAAAATTAGTCGAGCGGTTGCAGCTATTGTATCTGGAGATCAACAGGTTTTATATTTGGGCAATCTTGATGCTCGCAGAGACTGGGGACATGCACGCGATTATGTATATGCAATGTGGCTGATGATGCAACAGGAAGAGCCATATGATCTCGTTATTGCAACGGGGCAATCACATACCGTGCGGCAGTTTGTTGAATCGGCGTTTAAAGAGATTGGAATTGTTATTGCATGGGCAGGTGCTGGAAAAGATGAGTATGGATACGATGTAAAAACGGGAAAAAAATATATTGGTATCGATCCGCATTATTTTAGGGCCGCAGAAGTACATTATTTGTGTGGTGATGCAGCAAAAGCGCGGTCTATATTAGAGTGGCAGCCAACGGTTACCTTTCAAGAGCTTGTTGCAGAGATGGTTGCGCATGATTGTAAGCAATATACGCATGGCGATACACAGAGCAAAGAACACTATTTTGATCTGTATAATAATGTATAAAAATGCAAAAATTTATGTTGCCGGTCATTGCGGATTAGTAGGCTCCGCGATTATGCGAACCCTATCATCTGCTGGTTACGCGAATCTGATTGTGCGAGATCGTGGTGAACTTGATTTGTGTCATCAGCAAGCAGTGCAAGATTTTTTTGCATCTGAGCGCCCTGAATATGTTTTTTTAGCAGCGGCAAAAGTAGGAGGCATTCAAGCAAATTTTCAGTACCCCGCAGAATTTATATATGAAAATGTGATGATTGAAGCAAATGTTATTCATGCGTCATACCAATCAGCGGTTAAAAAATTACTGTTTTTGGGCTCTTCATGTATTTATCCCCGCGCGTGTGCTCAACCGATTAAAGAAGAGTATCTTTTGACCGGTGCACTTGAAGTCACTAATGAACCATATGCAATTGCTAAAATTGCAGGTATTACCATGTGTCAAGCATATAACCGTCAATATGGCACCTCTTTTATTTCTTGTATGCCAACAAATATATATGGGATTCATGATAATTTTAATGTACACACATCACACGTATTGCCAGCGCTTCTTTTAAAAATACATAATGCAAAGGGAGCTGGAGCAGAGCAGGTTGTGGTGTGGGGAACAGGAAAGCCGTATCGTGAATTTTTATACGTGGATGATTTAGCTGATGCGTGTCTTTTTTTAATGAATAAATATTCAGGTAATGAGATTATTAATATTGGCACAGGACAGGATCTGATGATTGCAGATCTTGTTTGCATTATTAAAGAGATTGTTGGGTATGAAGGGCAGATTGTGTATGATGTTTCAAAACCTGATGGAACCCTACGTAAGCAGCTTAATGTTGAGAAGCTGCATAAGCTTGGTTGGTCTGCAGCGACATCGTTAGCCGAAGGGATACAGAAAACGTATGATTGGTGTTTAAAGACGGGGATTTTTGAGTAATATTGTTTTTTAGTAAAAAGGAAGAAGCATGAAGAGATTAGTATGGTTGTTATTTGTATATGCTAATGTGTGTGCAGAGGCTCCAAAGGCATTAATTTTTGGTGTAACGGGACAAGATGGGGCCTATCTTGCAGAGTTTTTGTTGAAAAAAGGGTATGAGGTTCATGGGGTTAAGCGTCGTTCGTCATCATTGAATACTGGCCGCATTGATCATTTATATGAAGACGTATTGTTAAATCAAAATGCTCGCTTTGTACTCCATTATGGAGATGTTACTGACCCATTGAATGTGATTAATTTGGTTAGAGCAATTGAACCAAATGAGATTTATAATTTGGCGGCACAAAGTCATGTGCAGGTATCATTTGAATTGCCGCTTTATACCGCGCAGGTAGATGGCTTAGGAACTTTGCATATTTTAGAGGCAATACGTGTTATTGGGTTACAAGATACAACAAAATTTTATCAAGCTTCAACGAGTGAGTTGTATGGCCAAGTGCAAGAGATTCCGCAAACAGAACAAACGCCATTTTATCCACGTTCTCCCTATGGCGTTGCAAAGCTCTATGGCTTTTGGATAACCAAAAATTATCGTGAAGCGTATGATATATTTGCGTGTAACGGAATTTTATTTAATCATGAATCGCCCATTCGCGGAGAAACCTTTGTAACACGTAAAATTACTCGCGCTGTGGCTCGTATTAGATGTGGATTGCAGAAGGCGTTATATTTAGGAAATTTAGATGCTAAACGGGACTGGGGACATGCACGCGATTATGTCGAAGCGATGTGGCTGATGTTACAACAACAAACCCCAGATGATTTTGTGATCGCTACGGGGCAGATGCATACGGTGCGCGAATTCGTGGAACGGGCCTTTGCATATGTTGATATTAAAATAGTTTGGGAAGGCTCAGGCCTTGATGAGTGTGGAAAGCATGCAGATACCGGGGAAGTGCTTGTACTCGTAGACCAAAAATATTTCAGGCCTGCAGAA
This region includes:
- the gmd gene encoding GDP-mannose 4,6-dehydratase, with product MKRALITGVTGQDGSYLAELLLEKGYEVHGLIRRSSSSNTGRINHLLKSTDGQLSHRFFLHYGDLTDAINLVHLIVKIAPDEIYNLAAQSHVQVSFESPEYTAQADALGTLRILEAIRIAGLQYKTKFYQASTSELFGNACEMPQNENTPFQPCSPYGVAKLYAYWITKNYRQAYGMFACNGILFNHESPRRGHMFVTRKISRAVAAIVSGDQQVLYLGNLDARRDWGHARDYVYAMWLMMQQEEPYDLVIATGQSHTVRQFVESAFKEIGIVIAWAGAGKDEYGYDVKTGKKYIGIDPHYFRAAEVHYLCGDAAKARSILEWQPTVTFQELVAEMVAHDCKQYTHGDTQSKEHYFDLYNNV
- a CDS encoding GDP-L-fucose synthase, which produces MYKNAKIYVAGHCGLVGSAIMRTLSSAGYANLIVRDRGELDLCHQQAVQDFFASERPEYVFLAAAKVGGIQANFQYPAEFIYENVMIEANVIHASYQSAVKKLLFLGSSCIYPRACAQPIKEEYLLTGALEVTNEPYAIAKIAGITMCQAYNRQYGTSFISCMPTNIYGIHDNFNVHTSHVLPALLLKIHNAKGAGAEQVVVWGTGKPYREFLYVDDLADACLFLMNKYSGNEIINIGTGQDLMIADLVCIIKEIVGYEGQIVYDVSKPDGTLRKQLNVEKLHKLGWSAATSLAEGIQKTYDWCLKTGIFE
- a CDS encoding sugar phosphate nucleotidyltransferase, with the protein product MNQARVLYCVILAGGDGERLWPLSRQKKPKQLLTIDGCLTLLEKTVERIAHISFEKKVIVSTTQQHAEVIEEHIGHLVDAVWVEPESRNTAPAVLFSCLKIKQQEPHAIVMFFPADSFIFESDIPLFTLSLEHAIHYAAQYDVLTIFGVPPIHPAIEYGYITYKKQGIAPYIVSEFIEKPSLAVAQNYYAQEDVLWNIGILCASVAVIEQEFIRHASDVISCMQHYFENNHDLYRYKQLPYISIDRAILEKSHSVAVLPLSINWYDVGNIETFLLLQQKQQENAQVITINADNNLVSSSGKRVVLIGVDDLCVVNTDDVLFITKRGQSEKVKMLVHQLKQENQQEYL
- the gmd gene encoding GDP-mannose 4,6-dehydratase produces the protein MKRLVWLLFVYANVCAEAPKALIFGVTGQDGAYLAEFLLKKGYEVHGVKRRSSSLNTGRIDHLYEDVLLNQNARFVLHYGDVTDPLNVINLVRAIEPNEIYNLAAQSHVQVSFELPLYTAQVDGLGTLHILEAIRVIGLQDTTKFYQASTSELYGQVQEIPQTEQTPFYPRSPYGVAKLYGFWITKNYREAYDIFACNGILFNHESPIRGETFVTRKITRAVARIRCGLQKALYLGNLDAKRDWGHARDYVEAMWLMLQQQTPDDFVIATGQMHTVREFVERAFAYVDIKIVWEGSGLDECGKHADTGEVLVLVDQKYFRPAEVEQLLGDPSKAKAVLGWEQRTSFDELVREMMQSEMQLVKGIASTLYR
- a CDS encoding bi-domain-containing oxidoreductase, whose amino-acid sequence is MRQVFLQKGSVVLQQVSRPALDDYSVLVAVHYSFISTDAELAAIVNSAQRLSVTNVPQKIKKLLESLVIKNIEEPKLNIGDFQSLGYSCSGEVIAVGKKVTRIRAGDLVACAGVDYAYHADVVCVPENLVVRVRGKQHLISASVTAIGSIALQGIRRAQLQLGEYVCVAGLGLLGQITVQLAKQSGCIVIGVDHSDERLALAQKLGADVVLHAGRDDVQKEIAFYTNLQGVDVTMITAASHTDNTDSVMQQALTITRKKGRLVLVGDVRLTFERNLLCSKEIDFLVSHASGPGSSDPEYEQKGQDYPYSYVRWTENRNMQAFVDFIERKQVDVQSLINAQIGIEDAVQAYELLAKKECLGVVLCYGAEDGDKVKIQPAVRERVQQSPIRFVPAVQDTIRVGLVGASKLAQVRLMPIIAKIKRVSIDVVVDKNVAMSLYVAQKYGAAKTLVEDVHLFNDDLVDVVVIASSHKFHCDQALHALKNGKAVFLEKPMVTDFDQLDRFMAFIEKHPQIPFCVDYSRSFSPFIQKIKRTIQNRKTPLAIQYRMNVKERWAQTDLGAGRIIGEACHIFDLFYYLVGAKPVAISVEVLHAGNTSLFPTDNFSAQISFADGSICSLLYTVLGHKDLGKERMELFFDSKSIVMDDYDYLTGFGLPKSFDELLEEPDKGYATLLNQFFKQVKEEFFVPPISVDRLRTVAQITLIIDRLACEGGGTQAL
- a CDS encoding glycosyltransferase family 2 protein, whose product is MKTYIPLLSLFFLIFAPHINANTPQETLQEKDMVIVIASYNNKDWYIKNLDSVLSQEYDAYRVIYIDDYSPDGTAQLVQEYIDNHPEGHRVTLIKGHERRGAHANIYRAITACKNHEIVIIVDGDDWLSHSRVLKTINQYYADENVWLTYGQYQRYPANTIGICRAIPQQVIATNRYREYHWVTTHLRTFYAWLFKQVKLKDFLYQGQFVPSAGDQIGMFGMLEKSGGRFAFIPEVLYRYNRANVINVEKTGHENAQLQLDLAKYTRKKEKYTPLANEQTDYLDSLHDATADVIVFSSESPEQLHQTIQNIHNSITGVGNIYAVSQTTDFSTPEYQQVQQAFANLYYIDTNNNNSRLAAFLQPVFDAPAHYLLLTTDNDIITTSINIPNCVHALERTAAYGFFFNKTKASSTDTNYFFLYDNIYAWQFTDSDAHNDYSNTIHTTLYRKADLYTHVAKMNSLDMFLSQWTKKTVPTEVGLFYDIKPAQL